Proteins encoded by one window of Nicotiana tabacum cultivar K326 chromosome 10, ASM71507v2, whole genome shotgun sequence:
- the LOC142165101 gene encoding uncharacterized protein LOC142165101, with protein MRNIPPAESLFIGEDFIGLIGSSADGYSEVHGGFDFGDQNGRGTLLLDFAKAFELVIANLRFPKREEHLVTFQSMVSKMYIDYLLLRKCDRGLCKDCKVIPGETLATQHISW; from the coding sequence ATGCGTAATATTCCACCTGCCGAGAGTTTATTTATAGGAGAGGATTTCATTGGGCTTATTGGGTCATCTGCAGATGGCTATAgtgaggtgcatggcggcttcgATTTTGGGGATCAGAATGGAAGAGGTACCTTGTTGCTGGATTTTGCAAAGGCATTTGAGTTGGTGATTGCAAACTTGAGATTTCCGAAGAGGGAGGAGCATTTAGTTACTTTCCAAAGCATGGTGTCAAAGATGTatattgactatctcctccttagGAAATGTGACAGGGGGCTATGCAAGGATTGTAAGGTTATCCCGGGTGAGACCCTCGCTACGCAACATatctcttggtga